One genomic window of Candidatus Zymogenaceae bacterium includes the following:
- a CDS encoding AMP-binding protein yields the protein MYVKTYLENLAETIPEKVALIVGENRLTYRDLYIRAKNLAVSLSHRGISKGDKIAITLINEPQFVDIYFATLSLGAVLVPLDFRLKPDEIMDVLFDSEPSLLFTTAAMAENLETVPSLRDMYCVDGPSLVEGVTYEELIAETDEMFPTVDVTETDEALHLYTSGSTGRPKGVVLTVAHLEEFPLAVLEIYSDYVTPDKVFAVVLPLSHIGGLVMLNLLVSIGGTMVLFEGMRPDVIWKTIERERVVWFVGVPPIMQLLLIDPKIDSYDISCLEFISLMGMSVPKALMEECVKRFTHLDIVQGYGLTETSPLISILPTKDASRKRGSVGIPVSRVEVKIVDKDGNELPTGQSGEIIVRGPMVMKGYYNNPTETAEVLRDGWFYTGDLGCLDEEGFLYHMGRSKELIITGGLNVYPAEVENAFLKHPDVMDAVVIGVPDDLRGEAVKAFIVPREGVGLTGQELLKFSRKYLADFKTPREIVFIKKVPSLGMGKIDKQAFFEERYETV from the coding sequence ATGTATGTGAAAACCTATCTTGAGAATCTTGCGGAGACCATCCCTGAGAAAGTCGCACTGATTGTCGGTGAAAACCGGCTGACGTACCGGGATCTCTATATCCGCGCGAAGAACCTGGCGGTGTCTCTGTCACACAGGGGTATCTCAAAAGGAGATAAGATCGCCATCACCCTCATCAACGAACCGCAGTTTGTTGATATCTATTTCGCCACCCTTTCCCTGGGGGCCGTGCTGGTGCCCCTGGATTTCCGACTCAAGCCCGATGAGATTATGGATGTCCTCTTTGACTCGGAGCCGTCGTTGCTGTTCACGACCGCGGCAATGGCGGAGAATCTTGAGACGGTCCCCTCTCTCAGGGACATGTACTGTGTCGACGGCCCTTCCCTGGTGGAGGGGGTAACCTATGAGGAACTGATCGCCGAAACCGACGAGATGTTCCCGACGGTGGATGTGACCGAAACCGACGAGGCGCTTCACCTCTATACGTCCGGCAGCACCGGAAGGCCGAAGGGCGTTGTGCTGACGGTGGCTCACCTGGAGGAATTTCCCCTGGCGGTGCTGGAGATTTATTCGGATTACGTGACGCCCGACAAGGTGTTTGCGGTGGTTCTGCCGCTCTCCCACATCGGGGGGCTGGTGATGCTGAACCTTCTGGTTTCCATCGGCGGCACGATGGTGCTCTTTGAGGGGATGCGCCCCGACGTCATATGGAAGACCATCGAGCGGGAACGGGTCGTCTGGTTCGTGGGGGTTCCGCCCATCATGCAGCTGTTGTTGATAGATCCAAAGATAGACAGCTATGATATTTCATGTTTGGAATTCATCTCTCTGATGGGCATGAGTGTGCCGAAGGCGCTGATGGAAGAATGCGTGAAGCGATTCACCCACCTGGATATCGTCCAGGGGTACGGCTTGACCGAAACCTCGCCCCTTATCTCCATTCTCCCCACAAAAGACGCGTCGCGCAAGCGGGGCTCGGTGGGGATACCGGTCAGCCGCGTGGAGGTGAAGATCGTGGATAAGGACGGGAACGAGCTGCCAACAGGCCAGAGCGGCGAGATCATCGTGCGGGGGCCGATGGTCATGAAGGGATATTACAACAACCCGACGGAGACGGCCGAGGTCTTGCGGGACGGCTGGTTTTATACCGGCGATTTGGGCTGTCTGGATGAAGAGGGGTTTCTCTATCATATGGGCCGCTCGAAGGAATTGATCATCACCGGCGGACTGAACGTGTATCCCGCAGAGGTGGAAAACGCCTTTCTGAAGCATCCGGACGTGATGGATGCGGTGGTCATCGGCGTGCCGGACGATCTCAGGGGCGAGGCGGTAAAGGCCTTCATTGTGCCCCGGGAGGGAGTCGGGCTCACCGGGCAGGAGCTGCTCAAGTTCTCTCGAAAGTATCTGGCGGATTTCAAGACCCCCAGGGAAATCGTTTTCATCAAGAAAGTACCGTCTCTGGGGATGGGAAAGATAGACAAGCAGGCCTTTTTCGAAGAGCGGTATGAGACGGTATGA